One region of Desmodus rotundus isolate HL8 chromosome 11, HLdesRot8A.1, whole genome shotgun sequence genomic DNA includes:
- the TNF gene encoding tumor necrosis factor isoform X2, with protein MSTESMIRDVELAETVLPKKAGGLQGSRRCLCLSLFSFLLVAGATTLFCLLHFGVIGPQREEFLIGPSLAQTLGLSSRTPSDKPVAHVVANQQTVGKLQWKSQVANALLANGVRLTDNQLVVPSDGLYLIYSQVLFKGQGCPPTHLLLTHTISRFAVSYPRKVSLLSAIKSPCQRETPEGTEAKPWYEPIYLGGVFQLEKGDQLSAEINLPDYLDFAESGQVYFGIIAL; from the exons ATGAGCACTGAGAGCATGATCCGGGACGTGGAGCTGGCTGAGACGGTGCTCCCCAAGAAGGCAGGGGGTCTCCAGGGCTCCAGACGGTGCTTGTGCCTcagcctcttctccttcctccttgtgGCAGGAGCCACCACACTCTTCTGCCTGTTGCACTTCGGGGTGATCGGCCCCCAGAGGGAAGAG TTCCTAATTGGCCCCTCACTGGCCCAGACCCTTG gATTATCTTCTCGAACCCCAAGTGACAAGCCTGTTGCCCATGTTGTAG caaacCAGCAAACTGTGGGGAAGCTGCAGTGGAAGAGCCAGGTTGCCAACGCTCTCCTGGCCAATGGCGTGCGACTGACAGACAACCAGTTGGTTGTGCCCTCGGACGGGCTGTACCTCATCTACTCCCAGGTCCTCTTCAAGGGCCAAGGCTGCCCTCCAACCCACTTGCTCCTCACCCACACCATCAGCCGCTTTGCCGTCTCTTACCCCCGAAAGGTCAGCCTCCTCTCTGCCATCAAGAGCCCTTGCCAGAGGGAGACCCCAGAGGGGACTGAGGCCAAGCCCTGGTATGAACCCATCTACCTGGGAGGGGTCTTCCAGCTGGAGAAAGGGGATCAACTCAGCGCCGAGATCAACCTGCCCGACTATCTCGATTTTGCCGAATCCGGGCAGGTCTACTTTGGGATCATTGCCCTGTGA
- the LTA gene encoding lymphotoxin-alpha, translated as MTPLGHLYLLRVRGAHLLLLLLLGLLLALLPEAQGLPDVGLSAARTAHYHSQRHFSQGALKPAAHLVGDPSTQNSLRWRANTDRAFLHHGFSLSNNSLLVPASGLYFVYSQVVFAGEGCFPKTTPTPLYLAHEVQLFSSQYPFHVSLLSAQKSVCPGPQGPWVRSVYQGAVFLLTQGDQLSTHTDGIPHLLLSPSSVFFGAFAL; from the exons ATGACACCACTGGGACATCTCTACCTCCTGAGGGTGCGTggtgcccacctcctcctcctcctccttctggggctgctgctggccctGCTGCCCGAGGCCCAG GGGCTCCCTGATGTGGGCCTCTCAGCTGCACGGACTGCCCACTATCACTCCCAGAGGCACTTCTCACAAGGCGCCCTCAAACCTGCCGCTCACCTTGTTG GAGACCCAAGCACCCAGAACTCACTGCGCTGGAGAGCGAACACGGATCGTGCCTTCCTCCACCACGGCTTCTCTTTGAGCAACAATTCACTCCTGGTCCCTGCCAGTGGCCTCTACTTCGTCTATTCCCAGGTGGTGTTTGCTGGGGAAGGCTGCTTCCCCAAGACCACCCCTACCCCTCTCTACCTGGCCCATGAAGTCCAGCTCTTCTCCTCCCAGTACCCCTTCCATGTGTCTCTCCTCAGCGCTCAGAAGTCCGTGTGCCCAGGGCCACAGGGACCTTGGGTACGCTCGGTGTACCAAGGAGCGGTGTTCCTGCTTACCCAAGGAGACCAGCTGTCCACTCACACGGACGgcattccccacctcctcctcagtCCCAGTAGTGTCTTCTTCGGAGCCTTTGCTCTGtag
- the TNF gene encoding tumor necrosis factor isoform X1: MSTESMIRDVELAETVLPKKAGGLQGSRRCLCLSLFSFLLVAGATTLFCLLHFGVIGPQREEQFLIGPSLAQTLGLSSRTPSDKPVAHVVANQQTVGKLQWKSQVANALLANGVRLTDNQLVVPSDGLYLIYSQVLFKGQGCPPTHLLLTHTISRFAVSYPRKVSLLSAIKSPCQRETPEGTEAKPWYEPIYLGGVFQLEKGDQLSAEINLPDYLDFAESGQVYFGIIAL; this comes from the exons ATGAGCACTGAGAGCATGATCCGGGACGTGGAGCTGGCTGAGACGGTGCTCCCCAAGAAGGCAGGGGGTCTCCAGGGCTCCAGACGGTGCTTGTGCCTcagcctcttctccttcctccttgtgGCAGGAGCCACCACACTCTTCTGCCTGTTGCACTTCGGGGTGATCGGCCCCCAGAGGGAAGAG CAGTTCCTAATTGGCCCCTCACTGGCCCAGACCCTTG gATTATCTTCTCGAACCCCAAGTGACAAGCCTGTTGCCCATGTTGTAG caaacCAGCAAACTGTGGGGAAGCTGCAGTGGAAGAGCCAGGTTGCCAACGCTCTCCTGGCCAATGGCGTGCGACTGACAGACAACCAGTTGGTTGTGCCCTCGGACGGGCTGTACCTCATCTACTCCCAGGTCCTCTTCAAGGGCCAAGGCTGCCCTCCAACCCACTTGCTCCTCACCCACACCATCAGCCGCTTTGCCGTCTCTTACCCCCGAAAGGTCAGCCTCCTCTCTGCCATCAAGAGCCCTTGCCAGAGGGAGACCCCAGAGGGGACTGAGGCCAAGCCCTGGTATGAACCCATCTACCTGGGAGGGGTCTTCCAGCTGGAGAAAGGGGATCAACTCAGCGCCGAGATCAACCTGCCCGACTATCTCGATTTTGCCGAATCCGGGCAGGTCTACTTTGGGATCATTGCCCTGTGA